A DNA window from Eremothecium cymbalariae DBVPG#7215 chromosome 3, complete sequence contains the following coding sequences:
- the FUM1 gene encoding fumarase FUM1 (similar to Ashbya gossypii ACR013C) produces the protein MFSASKKIPAKRIADRMMSTTAGLNQKFRIETDAFGEIKVPANKYWGAQTQRSLENFKIGGPRERMPEPIIKAFGILKKSAAIVNESLGTLDPKISKPIQQAADEVIEGKLLDHFPLVVFQTGSGTQSNMNANEVISNRAIELIGGELGTKQIHPNNHCNQAQSSNDTFPSVMHIAAVTEITNTLLPELTALRDSFQKKTEEFSHIVKIGRTHLQDATPLTLGQEFGGYTQQITNGITRVEQSLHHLKFLAQGGTAVGTGLNTKVGFAEKIAEQVSKETNIEFKTAPNKFEALAAHDAVVECSGALNTVACSLFKIANDIRYLGSGPRCGYGELSLPENEPGSSIMPGKVNPTQNEAMTQACVQVMGNNSTITFAGASGQFELNVFKPVMISNLLNSIRLLADASYSFRVHCVDGIKANEDKIAKILHESLMLVTALNPKIGYDSACKVAKNAHKKNITLKESALELGVLSEEEFSEWVVPEKMIGPTK, from the coding sequence ATGTTCAGTGCCTCGAAGAAGATACCTGCTAAGAGAATTGCAGATCGAATGATGTCTACCACTGCTGGTTTGAACCAGAAATTTAGGATTGAGACAGATGCTTTTGGGGAGATCAAGGTTCCAGCGAATAAGTACTGGGGGGCGCAAACCCAAAGATCTcttgaaaacttcaaaatcgGAGGTCCCAGGGAACGGATGCCAGAGCCAATTATCAAAGCTTTCGGAATCTTGAAAAAGTCTGCTGCGATTGTGAATGAATCTTTGGGTACGTTGGACCCCAAAATTTCCAAACCTATCCAGCAGGCAGCAGATGAGGTTATCGAGGGGAAATTGCTCGACCACTTCCCATTAGTTGTATTTCAAACAGGGTCAGGTACTCAGAGTAACATGAATGCAAACGAAGTGATCTCTAATAGGGCCATTGAATTGATTGGTGGGGAGCTTGGAACCAAGCAAATCCATCCTAACAACCATTGTAACCAGGCCCAATCTTCTAATGACACCTTCCCATCCGTGATGCACATTGCTGCAGTCACAGAAATCACGAATACTCTATTGCCTGAATTAACTGCTTTGAGGGACTCCTTCCAAAAAAAGACTGAAGAGTTTTCCCATATTGTCAAGATTGGAAGAACACATCTACAGGATGCTACCCCATTGACTCTAGGTCAAGAATTTGGCGGTTACACTCAACAGATAACCAACGGTATAACCCGTGTCGAGCAGTCATTGCACCACTTGAAATTTCTTGCGCAAGGCGGTACTGCAGTTGGCACTGGTTTAAATACAAAGGTTGGATTTGCAGAAAAGATCGCAGAACAAGTCTCCAAGGAGACTAACATTGAGTTCAAGACTGCCCCCAATAAATTCGAAGCTCTCGCAGCCCACGACGCCGTCGTTGAATGCTCTGGTGCTTTAAACACCGTTGCTTGTTCCTTATTCAAGATCGCCAACGACATTCGTTATCTTGGATCCGGCCCCCGTTGCGGCTATGGCGAGCTCTCTCTCCCAGAGAATGAACCAGGCTCTTCCATCATGCCAGGCAAGGTCAATCCAACACAGAACGAGGCTATGACCCAGGCTTGTGTCCAAGTCATGGGGAATAACTCTACAATCACCTTTGCAGGCGCTTCCGGCCAATTCGAATTGAACGTCTTCAAGCCTGTTATGATTTCCAACCTCTTGAACTCCATCAGATTACTTGCTGATGCATCTTACTCCTTCAGAGTTCACTGTGTTGACGGTATCAAAGCCAACGAAGACAAGATCGCCAAGATACTACATGAATCCTTAATGTTGGTCACTGCCTTAAACCCCAAAATCGGTTACGACAGTGCCTGCAAGGTTGCGAAGAATGCTCACAAGAAGAACATCACTTTGAAAGAATCCGCCTTGGAACTAGGCGTGctatcagaagaagaattcaGCGAGTGGGTTGTACCAGAAAAGATGATTGGCCCAACGAAGTAA
- the PBI1 gene encoding Pbi1p (similar to Ashbya gossypii ACR018C) gives MATIASSIRDLSSVEKIFHKEVYTSRRNGIVFAVNYSSNKCESERWSDDITLSNLRDSRLFDGQISNALEAMIKENVELCVTITDDRKFAPTEIIRYDDVVIHIEFKTYKDELIECQNGIPPYILRNILENNKFEFGRPLWELIIVDYTMVILHCHEVMFDLFAAANFHLKFQKALSQFPKDTHALDILFVYEGNELQLSKTNFDGMSQISVSPVQSLPLQCISVLKGAYRTTVKKSLNVIRRNFVANNQITTYESSKSDVFKSMFNPNTLCGTTVSGSLNAERLASLLELTSSENVCMTSVLCAITLLSLKPLIRKFNGSITFVVPIDIREKLEIFDLGVSYTNLMVECPLSFINDKDFQHTVSDGNIKSLHKIDPNSPDYPEMLLEYQFKQLTSHVMNSLKEKKQAWQKRRFDMSSLKGKKLRRSNKIIRGKFIEINLVDMGEAQDGQFHTKNVNFTSSLGSKCLISVSCAILRGVGMNIFMHYPESNDMDAFVECFQILLEDLAKK, from the coding sequence ATGGCGACCATAGCAAGTTCTATTAGAGATCTCAGTAGCGTTGAGAAGATTTTTCACAAGGAAGTCTACACCAGTAGAAGAAATGGTATTGTGTTTGCTGTAAATTATTCGAGCAATAAGTGTGAATCGGAGAGATGGTCTGACGATATTACTTTGTCTAACTTAAGAGACTCGCGACTATTTGATGGTCAAATTTCGAATGCATTGGAGGCGATGATTAAAGAAAACGTGGAACTATGTGTCACGATTACAGATGATAGGAAATTTGCGCCCACTGAGATTATCAGATACGATGATGTCGTTATACATATTGAATTCAAAACGTATAAAGATGAACTTATTGAATGTCAAAACGGTATTCCGCCTTATATTCTAAGGAACATTCTTGAAAATAACAAGTTTGAATTCGGTAGGCCACTATGGGAATTGATTATTGTTGATTATACGATGGTAATATTGCACTGCCATGAGGTGAtgtttgatttgtttgcaGCAGCCAATTTCCACTtgaaatttcaaaaagcTTTAAGTCAATTTCCTAAGGATACCCACGCGCTCGATATCCTATTTGTATACGAGGGAAATGAGCTGCAGTTATCAAAGACAAACTTTGATGGGATGTCACAGATCTCCGTTAGTCCTGTGCAATCTTTGCCTTTACAATGTATTAGTGTTTTAAAGGGAGCATACAGAACTACGGTCAAGAAGTCATTGAATGTGATTCGCCGCAATTTTGTAGCGAATAACCAAATTACCACATATGAGTCAAGTAAGTCGGATGTGTTTAAATCTATGTTTAATCCAAACACTTTATGTGGTACTACTGTATCTGGATCCCTAAACGCAGAACGGCTAGCCTCTCTCCTGGAACTAACATCCAGTGAGAATGTTTGCATGACGAGCGTATTGTGCGCGATTACATTGCTATCGTTGAAGCCTTTAATTAGGAAGTTTAATGGTAGCATAACCTTCGTAGTCCCAATAGACATACGAGAAAAGTTGGAGATATTTGATTTAGGGGTATCATACACTAATCTTATGGTTGAATGTCCACTCTCATTCATCAATGACAAAGATTTTCAGCATACCGTTTCCGATGGAAATATTAAGAGTTTGCATAAGATAGACCCAAATAGTCCAGACTATCCTGAAATGTTACTAGAATATCAATTCAAACAATTAACTTCACATGTAATGAACTCTCTGAAAGAGAAAAAACAGGCATGGCAGAAACGGAGGTTTGATATGAGCTCTTTAAAGGGGAAAAAGTTACGTAGATCtaataaaattattagaGGAAAATTTATTGAGATCAACTTGGTTGATATGGGTGAAGCCCAAGATGGACAATTTCATACAAAAAATGTTAATTTCACAAGCAGTTTGGGGTCGAAGTGTTTGATCTCTGTATCATGTGCAATTTTAAGAGGTGTTGGgatgaatatttttatgCATTACCCAGAATCTAACGATATGGATGCCTTTGTAGAATGTTTCCAGATACTTTTAGAAGATTTGGCGAAGAAATGA
- the ATP15 gene encoding F1F0 ATP synthase subunit epsilon (similar to Ashbya gossypii ACR021W), producing MSAWRKAGLSYNTYMAVAARAVRSALKPELKNAAVLSRSNTEAKVINYKDGAASDAVPLKK from the coding sequence ATGTCTGCCTGGAGAAAAGCTGGTTTGAGCTACAATACCTACATGGCCGTTGCAGCCAGAGCCGTCCGTTCCGCATTGAAACCCGAGTTGAAGAACGCTGCAGTATTGAGCAGATCTAATACTGAAGCCAAGGTGATCAACTATAAGGATGGAGCTGCTTCAGACGCTGTCCCATTGAAGAAATGA
- the SOM1 gene encoding Som1p (similar to Ashbya gossypii ACR014C), translating to MAPPTPIITRDEVEPILSRTKDCILASLIQNECHFDGHNYVCIPFKRLFEECTLNKRRVRIEVTDISTNQ from the coding sequence ATGGCACCTCCCACTCCCATTATCACTAGAGATGAAGTAGAGCCAATACTATCCAGGACGAAAGATTGTATTTTGGCGTCACTCATACAAAACGAATGTCATTTTGATGGCCATAACTATGTATGCATTCCCTTTAAACGCTTGTTTGAAGAATGCACGTTGAACAAAAGGAGAGTACGGATAGAGGTAACAGACATAAGCACCAACCAATAG
- the PCM1 gene encoding phosphoacetylglucosamine mutase PCM1 (similar to Ashbya gossypii ACR015W) produces MSVVEEVSKLYDKHCCSRFKYIYGTAGFRYKAEILDTVLFTTGVLACLRSMHLKGQYVGAMITASHNPPQDNGVKLVDPKGEMLKQEWEVYATELANCASDGKHQFLHRLQELMNQFGIKADSEARIVVARDSRESGSRLLKALVDGTSVFTNVDIVDYDMLTTPQLHFLTYHLNRQMESERVIEVNEAFYYSHFLSALKELTELFNIPGLPYPLVIDAANGVGGAKAEELFMKNTFFKDSTTIINGNWSQHDLLNSFCGADYVKTNQCLPQGISAATDINSLHCSFDGDADRVIFYYRDVDGMFHLLDGDKISTLFAKFFQSMLPVAGIQDNVKLGVVQTAYANGSSTRYLSEVLIVPVSCTPTGVKYLHRKAVENYDVGIYFEANGHGTVIFSENFNNTVSKRLKEGSLSAESKMALKTLQSFSKLINQTVGDAMSDMMAVLAVLCILKWTPQQWDGEYTDLPNTLMKVVVPDRSLFKTTNAERQLVSPKGLQAQIDKVIKSYDNARSFVRASGTEDAVRIYAEAATKEQADDLSIKISQLVISATVTA; encoded by the coding sequence ATGAGTGTAGTGGAGGAGGTGTCCAAATTATATGACAAGCATTGTTGTAGTCggttcaaatatatctacGGAACAGCAGGGTTTCGGTACAAGGCAGAAATATTAGACACAGTTCTGTTTACCACTGGAGTTTTGGCATGCTTGAGGTCGATGCACTTGAAGGGCCAATATGTTGGGGCGATGATTACTGCATCGCACAATCCGCCCCAGGATAACGGGGTGAAGCTAGTTGATCCTAAAGGGGAAATGCTAAAGCAGGAATGGGAAGTTTATGCTACAGAGTTGGCGAACTGTGCGTCCGACGGCAAACACCAATTCCTTCATAGGCTTCAGGAACTAATGAATCAATTTGGAATCAAGGCCGATAGTGAAGCGCGAATTGTGGTTGCCCGGGATTCTAGGGAATCTGGATCCAGGTTACTCAAGGCGTTGGTTGACGGGACTAGCGTTTTTACAAACGTAGACATTGTTGATTACGATATGCTGACTACTCCGCAGTTGCACTTTTTAACTTATCACTTGAATAGACAAATGGAATCTGAAAGGGTAATTGAAGTGAATGAAGCGTTTTACTATTCGCATTTTTTATCTGCTTTAAAGGAGCTCACAGAGCTCTTTAATATTCCAGGCTTGCCATATCCCTTGGTTATTGACGCTGCGAATGGTGTTGGAGGTGCAAAGGCAGAAGAGCTGTTTATGAAGAatacatttttcaaagattcTACTACCATAATCAATGGTAACTGGTCACAGCACGACTTGTTGAACAGTTTTTGCGGCGCTGATTATGTTAAAACAAACCAATGTTTGCCACAAGGGATTTCTGCAGCTACAGATATCAATAGTCTCCATTGTTCCTTTGATGGAGATGCAGACAGagttatattttattacaGAGATGTTGACGGGATGTTCCATTTACTTGATGGTGACAAGATCTCTACATTGTTCGCAAAATTCTTTCAATCCATGTTACCAGTTGCTGGAATTCAAGATAATGTGAAATTAGGTGTTGTACAAACAGCATATGCAAATGGTTCTTCAACTAGGTACTTATCTGAAGTTTTAATAGTACCAGTGTCTTGCACTCCAACAGGTGTCAAATATTTACACCGTAAAGCGGTCGAAAACTATGATGTAGGGATCTATTTTGAAGCAAATGGACATGGCACTGTAATATTCTCTGAGAACTTTAACAATACTGTGAGTAAGAGGTTAAAAGAGGGATCGTTGTCTGCAGAGTCAAAAATGGCATTAAAAACTTTGCAATCCTTCTCTAAATTGATTAACCAAACCGTGGGCGATGCCATGTCTGACATGATGGCAGTTTTGGCCGTCTTATGTATTTTAAAGTGGACCCCACAACAATGGGATGGAGAATACACCGATTTACCAAACACTTTGATGAAGGTAGTAGTCCCAGATAGATCATTATTTAAAACTACCAATGCTGAAAGACAATTGGTGTCTCCAAAAGGTTTACAAGCGCAAATTGATAAAGTTATAAAGTCATACGATAATGCCCGGTCTTTTGTTAGGGCTAGCGGAACCGAAGATGCTGTGAGGATTTATGCTGAAGCCGCTACTAAAGAACAAGCAGATGATCTATCTATTAAGATTAGCCAGTTGGTCATTTCTGCTACAGTGACTGCGTAA
- the HAT2 gene encoding Hat2p (similar to Ashbya gossypii ACR017W), whose translation MMEYEEIEHDESPLTVDQEYELWKSNVSLMYDFVSETKLTWPSLSIQWLPSVDANVPLKQQEMILGTHTSGDENNYLKIAAIDLPYEVVGLPDEDNSSEPVKSMIKVTKKFEHEDEVIRARYMPKNDKIIATINGKGKIFIYDRSKSKSEGLCKTLSYHKDNGYGLAFNPQIEGELLSASDDTTVALWDINSTDRPVSIVMNHTDIVNDSKWHEFDENIFGTVSEDKTLQVHDKRSLSNSAQVLPVEKPLNALAFSKHSKNLIAAAGTDTRVYLYDLRRLSEPLHTMAGHQDAVTSIEFSSHKDGILCSSGSDRRLFIWDLTQIGAEQAQEDADDGVPELMMMHAGHRSAINDFSFNPQVPWLIASAEEDNVVQVWKISKKLVSNIIPEYTDLKSLE comes from the coding sequence ATGATGGAATACGAGGAAATAGAACATGATGAAAGCCCTTTAACGGTTGATCAGGAGTATGAACTCTGGAAGTCAAATGTTTCTTTAATGTATGACTTTGTTAGTGAAACTAAATTGACATGGCCGTCATTATCTATTCAATGGCTACCTTCTGTTGATGCCAATGTCCCattaaaacaacaagaaaTGATTTTAGGTACCCATACATCTGGAGATGAAAATAATTACTTGAAAATTGCTGCGATTGACCTTCCATATGAAGTAGTTGGCCTTCCAGATGAGGATAATTCCTCTGAACCAGTCAAATCTATGATTAAAGTTACTAAAAAATTCGAAcatgaagatgaagttaTTCGAGCAAGATACATGCCCAAGAATGATAAAATAATTGCTACAATTAATGGTAAaggaaaaattttcatctaTGATAGATCGAAGAGCAAATCTGAAGGATTGTGCAAAACTCTATCATACCATAAAGACAACGGGTATGGGTTAGCGTTTAATCCACAGATTGAAGGGGAGCTTCTATCCGCATCTGACGATACTACGGTGGCATTATGGGATATAAATTCGACAGATAGGCCAGTAAGTATAGTAATGAACCACACTGATATAGTGAATGACTCAAAATGGCATGAATTTGACGAAAATATCTTTGGTACAGTGTCAGAAGATAAAACACTTCAAGTACATGACAAGAGATCCCTCTCTAATTCTGCTCAAGTTCTTCCTGTGGAAAAGCCACTGAATGCTCTGGCATTTAGCAAGCACAGTAAGAATCTCATAGCAGCTGCAGGAACTGATACCAGGGTATATCTATACGATTTGAGACGCCTCTCGGAACCATTGCATACTATGGCTGGACATCAAGATGCAGTGACCAGCATAGAGTTCTCTTCTCACAAGGATGGAATTTTATGCTCCAGTGGATCAGACAGAAGATTATTCATTTGGGACCTCACTCAAATTGGTGCTGAACAGGCACAGGAGGatgctgatgatggtgTACCGGagttgatgatgatgcaCGCGGGTCACAGGAGTGCAATAAatgatttttctttcaatcCACAAGTTCCTTGGTTAATTGCAAGCGCTGAAGAAGACAATGTGGTACAAGTTTGGAAAATATCTAAAAAGCTGGTTTCTAATATCATACCTGAATATACGGATTTAAAGTCTTTAGAATAG
- a CDS encoding uncharacterized protein (similar to Ashbya gossypii ACR019W) gives MSSSRSESVTPTSIALSINTNSDVCMRFDNSENQAICDGTKHGDEDEDRMNTVTGISERTPPYSVSTRNTLVDANSSVLDSEILSLGKRQRILKGQLQSMSPQERLERQRAMRRRRDNAYRARKRATELTVDPDLEQLFTTLDTSKQFHSISVKYDAASLSQEFFPRVLLNKSETDDPAPYKAPFDSFIEGLRNKIKNVCGIKLSKERTSVHITSVSCVLYCSQDKSHQRLIQSKDIQKSHNLDNAKQYQCQSYMRVNYSFKTHVLSIKFRHTKHNEQAILPSSTRI, from the coding sequence ATGTCGAGTTCAAGGTCAGAATCTGTAACTCCAACAAGTATTGCTCTTTCAATAAATACCAATAGTGATGTTTGTATGAGGTTTGATAATAGTGAGAACCAAGCCATATGTGACGGGACTAAACACGgagacgaagatgaagatagGATGAATACAGTGACTGGTATCAGTGAGCGAACGCCTCCATATTCTGTTAGCACAAGGAATACATTGGTTGATGCGAATTCCTCCGTACTGGACAGTGAAATTCTTTCTTTGGGCAAACGACAGAGGATACTCAAGGGGCAGCTACAGTCGATGTCACCTCAGGAAAGGTTAGAGCGACAACGTGCTATGCGGAGGAGGCGTGACAATGCTTATCGTGCTAGGAAAAGGGCTACGGAACTCACAGTAGATCCGGATCTGGAGCAACTTTTCACAACATTAGATACAAGCAAGCAATTCCACAGCATTTCTGTTAAATATGATGCGGCTTCATTATCTCAAGAATTCTTCCCAAGAGTGCTACTAAACAAATCAGAAACCGATGACCCTGCTCCTTACAAGGCGCCTTTTGACAGTTTTATCGAAGGCTTGCGCAACAAGATCAAAAATGTATGTGGGATAAAACTCAGCAAGGAACGAACATCAGTACACATTACGTCAGTGTCATGTGTTCTTTACTGTTCACAAGATAAAAGTCATCAGAGGTTAATTCAGTCAAAAGATATCCAAAAAAGCCATAACCTAGATAATGCTAAACAGTATCAGTGCCAATCCTATATGAGAGTGAACTACTCATTTAAAACCCACGTATTGTCAATAAAATTCAGACATACAAAACACAATGAACAGGCCATCTTGCCCTCCAGTACTAGGATATAG
- the POL5 gene encoding DNA-directed DNA polymerase (similar to Ashbya gossypii ACR020C), with translation MKQVNRDLFYRLASDIEEERVKAAVGIVNELSEIVEQDNEQEWQYVLGRLIKGLASARQGARLGFSMCLSEVVTLGLEKGRLESVEVYIGQLFEKLADGHVKNGKEERGLVFGKLFGLQALLNEPLFGRIFMDGKVIDLQFTVLFMDHLVKLALSKTWLREPCLFTLYQLIEKLSSKFTEVGHLEAIFKLLDHHKLTLTNEGLAIYLLLIYECVETKSLLIKSKILSKITLRSCWKNNDPLSKGNVTILSSVLKDIIPVEDNVMKQKGSWAPRLHFVWDILIPILCRQQEIPGAAEHVPKKRKTDKKDKIEKVRAPLSFSEFWQVVVDESFFNAKASSERKYLGLLIIEKAMQCVPSSYVPSIFSKNIMRTLINQSSESTRNLHKISTNVLKNIVSICESDPTKVLPVVNSLWFGPNGSINFDILTKSKTMDSIIAVQGLKSEHLASLVALIVSEIDKESSPVSKVRYLLDILLHIVQAHKLKADMFWTKPLLSSIVKLSFFNDKLSDFEDVDLDAHADADAESKKIPVLSRERLFSILGQLIPTSKQNVDGPTWPYVTLQIVIAEEHRRSLIFKLDEELQQTKEHALKAINDIRKKSQESPQASELCGLELLLGVTILQMYSGDAESASILEELTTFYKSIDTKPNGLVGITEILLSMVAQKKAVLRRLTLIVWESLIDKIEGDELNLLFDILSVRENKQGFAALFEAADEYVEVDDDEINEDVDISHENCDSSDHNDSHSSSYFEECGSNEEDSGNNGYNEYIDKINKETTSALADALKLPENMIDENGDVGFEDFDDGDEEEEEEESMDDEAMMELDGQLSEIFKRRKEALSKVPTGNKRKLEVRESRESVISFKHRVLDMLEIYCKYVVRLAGKSQQCEASKLLNIHSMIDPLLKCIQQTIDRPLAEKAAKLLKNHICKLKLEPFKGCVDEVSEIVFLSLENIHNSMLAKKPGQFQQLYFGACSTSSLFLGKILVVTKPDEVTYNRIIDIYSQSIKNWTVKGKFGPNFFIDFINWLASKRSKN, from the coding sequence ATGAAGCAGGTTAATAGAGATTTGTTCTATAGGCTGGCGTCGGATATTGAGGAAGAACGTGTGAAGGCGGCTGTTGGTATCGTTAATGAGTTATCTGAAATTGTGGAGCAGGATAATGAGCAGGAATGGCAGTATGTCTTGGGAAGGTTAATAAAAGGGTTAGCTTCGGCTAGACAGGGTGCACGTCTGGGGTTTTCAATGTGTTTGTCGGAGGTTGTTACTCTTGGGTTGGAGAAGGGACGGTTAGAGAGCGTGGAGGTATATATTGGACAGTTGTTTGAGAAATTAGCCGACGGGCATGTTAAGAACGGGAAGGAGGAACGTGGTTTAGTGTTTGGGAAGCTGTTTGGGTTGCAAGCTCTGTTGAACGAGCCGTTGTTTGGGCGTATCTTTATGGATGGTAAGGTGATTGATTTGCAATTTACTGTTTTATTTATGGATCATTTGGTTAAGTTGGCACTTTCCAAGACTTGGTTACGTGAGCCGTGTTTGTTTACCTTGTATCAGCTGATTGAGAAGCTTAGTTCAAAGTTTACCGAGGTAGGCCATTTAGAGGctatttttaaattgttAGATCATCACAAATTGACGCTTACAAATGAGGGTCTTGCCATTTATTTATTGCTGATCTATGAGTGTGTAGAGACAAAATCTCTGCTTATTAAGTCAAAAATTCTTTCCAAGATTACTTTACGCTCATGTTGGAAGAATAATGACCCGTTGTCCAAGGGTAATGTGACAATACTTTCCTCTGTATTGAAGGATATCATTCCTGTGGAGGATAATGTTATGAAGCAAAAGGGCAGTTGGGCACCACGTCTACATTTCGTCTGGGATATTCTTATCCCAATTTTGTGTCGGCAGCAAGAAATTCCAGGTGCTGCTGAGCATGTTCCCAAGAAACGAAAGACGGACAAGAAGGACAAGATTGAGAAGGTGAGAGCGCCTCTGTCGTTTTCAGAATTCTGGCAGGTTGTGGTAGACGaatcatttttcaatgcAAAGGCATCTAGTGAAAGAAAATATCTGGGACTTTTGATAATAGAAAAGGCGATGCAATGTGTTCCATCATCGTATGTTCCGTCAattttttctaaaaacatCATGCGGACTTTGATCAATCAATCCAGCGAATCGACAAGAAATCTACATAAAATATCCACTaatgttttaaagaatattGTTTCGATTTGTGAATCTGATCCTACAAAAGTGCTTCCTGTCGTTAACAGCTTATGGTTTGGACCTAATGGCTCTATtaattttgatatattGACGAAGTCGAAGACTATGGACAGTATTATCGCTGTACAAGGTCTGAAATCTGAACATCTGGCATCGTTAGTTGCCTTGATCGTAAGTGAAATTGATAAAGAGTCTTCCCCTGTTTCCAAGGTGAGATATTTGTTAGATATTTTGTTGCACATAGTTCAAGCTCACAAATTGAAAGCGGACATGTTTTGGACGAAACCTCTGTTGTCATCCATAGTCAAACTTTCATTCTTTAATGACAAGCTCagtgattttgaagatgttgatcTTGATGCTCatgctgatgctgatgctgaGTCCAAGAAAATACCTGTCTTATCAAGAGAAAGGTTATTTTCTATACTTGGTCAACTAATTCCTACTTCTAAACAAAATGTAGACGGTCCAACCTGGCCCTATGTTACCTTACAGATTGTTATTGCCGAAGAACATAGAAGGTCGTTGATTTTCAAGTTAGATGAAGAGTTGCAGCAGACGAAAGAACATGCATTAAAGGCTATCAACGATATTAGAAAAAAATCCCAAGAGTCACCCCAAGCTTCCGAATTATGTGGATTAGAATTGCTTTTGGGGGTAACTATTCTGCAGATGTATTCTGGTGATGCAGAATCTGCGTCCATTTTGGAGGAATTAACGACTTTTTACAAGTCTATTGACACCAAACCTAATGGACTGGTGGGGATCACGGAAATATTGCTGTCCATGGTTGCTCAAAAGAAGGCTGTTTTAAGGAGATTAACTCTCATTGTTTGGGAGTCATTAATAGACAAGATCGAAGGTGATGAGTTGAATCTGTTATTTGATATACTTTCTGTACGTGAGAACAAGCAAGGTTTTGCTGCTCTTTTCGAAGCAGCAGATGAATATGTCGAagtagatgatgatgaaattaatgaagatgttgacATATCACATGAAAACTGCGATTCCAGTGATCACAATGACAGTCATTCTTCCAgttattttgaagaatgtgGATCTAATGAGGAAGACTCGGGTAACAATGGCTACAATGAGTACATAgataaaatcaacaaagaAACTACAAGTGCATTGGCAGATGCCCTGAAATTACCAGAGAATATGATCGATGAAAACGGAGACgttggttttgaagatttcGACGATGgcgatgaagaagaagaagaagaagaatccATGGATGATGAAGCTATGATGGAGCTTGATGGTCAATTATCTGAAATCTTTAAGCGTAGAAAAGAAGCTTTGAGTAAGGTACCAACTGGGAACAAGAGAAAATTGGAAGTCAGGGAATCTAGGGAAAGTGTCATATCTTTCAAGCACAGAGTTCTTGATATGCTAGAGATCTATTGTAAGTATGTGGTGCGTTTGGCTGGTAAAAGTCAACAGTGTGAAGCTTCGAAGTTGTTAAACATCCACTCAATGATAGATCCACTACTTAAGTGTATTCAGCAGACCATAGATCGTCCACTGGCTGAAAAGGCCGCCAAGTTATTAAAGAATCACATTTGTAAGTTGAAGCTCGAACCTTTCAAGGGCTGTGTGGATGAAGTTTCCGAGATTGTATTTTTGTCCTTAGAAAATATTCACAATTCTATGTTGGCGAAGAAGCCAGGACAATTCCAGCAATTATACTTTGGTGCATGTTCTACGTCCTCTTTGTTCTTGGGTAAAATTCTGGTAGTAACCAAACCGGACGAAGTGACCTACAATCGTATAATAGACATATATTCACAAAGCATCAAGAATTGGACTGTCAAGGGTAAATTTGGTCCAAATTTTTTCATAGATTTCATTAATTGGTTAGCATCAAAAAGGTCCAAAAACTAG